The Triticum aestivum cultivar Chinese Spring chromosome 7B, IWGSC CS RefSeq v2.1, whole genome shotgun sequence genome window below encodes:
- the LOC123160335 gene encoding uncharacterized protein isoform X2 — MCSHEDRRTTKRPLDPLDPEAERRSEQDLREQAQREQAQRERPLARKGDLDPPPPSWNKQQDRKKEERRHRTQDLQRKDKQHQFCSNRVGDPFAKKPKHKPSGSLALPAQAPLALSSSLQGMALAPILVEEADRPECFKCGRIGHFRSQHQFKPLCVLCKEDGHASAYYPSRGKSLMLQTMGHAIPGEGFFCLQFEEEDDEDSGVLGGNAAIISADPGTLSQQILEDELRNLVEGAWDWQVVQISEAEFTVVFPSLDMLWMATRSGKLFLPHNNITTRIHELVWEEPKGEVMPEVWVRLSGVPKKHRREDRLMAAMSMIGRPLVVDELSLIRPGPVRMKIACCAPAKLRGMVKIWFNNIGYNITLEPELKPMHKSGGPPPPNQNNGKGPDGDDKDKEESMDDESIDTEAWDKLGDKGQDGGASNGASAMAVNSVPPPAPSSHPQATAKGGPGSARASNLLSPLVPSVPVVPEADPKGIPVSCEGSGLAVQFSPLSVSVGGSSPSNVLDKTLPLTPAPTTVNLPPEDRADIGWASHASWEFSKRNSGGQANKKTGRKKASRAVPVLEGTSAPETPRPVVMALASPHPASGTGGGERSTPPSGDPLRDKVAVVALISKAKRSKAATIGPRRSSVRPKGDLSSLESAELLIAKKNLELTGMGSAGEASRR, encoded by the coding sequence ATGTGTTCACACGAAGACCGGCGCACAACCAAGCGGCCTCTGGACCCGCTGGATCCGGAGGCGGAGCGCCGCAGTGAGCAAGATCTGCGCGAGCAGGCGCAACGCGAGCAGGCGCAACGCGAGCGGCCGCTGGCTCGCAAGGGGGATTTGGATCCTCCTCCGCCGTCGTGGAACAAGCAACAGGATAGAAAGAAGGAGGAGCGAAGGCATCGGACTCAAGATCTGCAGCGCAAGGATAAGCAGCACCAGTTTTGCAGCAACCGGGTTGGAGATCCTTTCGCCAAGAAACCAAAGCATAAGCCGTCCGGGTCGCTGGCTCTGCCAGCCCAGGCGCCGCTGGCGCTGTCTTCCTCCTTGCAAGGCATGGCCTTGGCGCCCATCCTGGTCGAGGAAGCGGACCGGCCAGAGTGCTTCAAGTGCGGCCGCATTGGGCACTTCCGGTCGcaacaccagttcaagccgctctGTGTGTTGTGCAAGGAAGATGGGCATGCTTCTGCTTACTACCCCTCCCGTGGCAAATCACTGATGCTTCAAACTATGGGCCATGCAATCCCAGGGGAGGGCTTTTTCTGCTTGCAGttcgaggaagaagatgatgaagacaGTGGGGTGCTTGGGGGCAATGCGGCCATCATTTCGGCAGATCCAGGCACCCTCTCTCAGCAGATTCTGGAAGATGAGCTCAGGAACCTTGTCGAGGGGGCTTGGGACTGGCAGGTTGTGCAAATCTCAGAGGCGGAGTTCACGGTAGTCTTCCCATCCCTGGACATGTTATGGATGGCCACCCGCAGTGGGAAGTTGTTCCTTCCCCACAACAATATCACAACAAGGATCCACGAGTTGGTTTGGGAGGAGCCCAAGGGGGAAGTGATGCCGGAGGTGTGGGTGAGGCTCTCGGGCGTGCCCAAGAAGCACCGCCGCGAGGACAGGCTGATGGCTGCCATGTCTATGATTGGCCGCCCTCTGGTGGTGGACGAGCTCTCGCTCATTCGTCCGGGGCCAGTGAGGATGAAGATCGCGTGTTGTGCTCCAGCCAAGCTGCGGGGCATGGTCAAGATCTGGTTCAACAACATTGGATACAACATCACGTTGGAGCCGGAGCTCAAGCCCATGCATAAGAGTGGAGGCCCGCCTCCTCCTAATCAGAACAATGGCAAGGGTCCTGATGGCGATGACAAAGACAAGGAAGAGAGCATGGACGACGAATCCATCGACACTGAAGCTTGGGACAAGTTGGGCGACAAGGGACAGGATGGCGGTGCTTCTAATGGGGCCAGTGCCATGGCGGTGAATTCGGTGCCTCCCCCAGCCCCATCCTCGCACCCACAGGCCACGGCTAAGGGCGGGCCAGGCAGTGCTCGCGCCTCTAACTTGCTATCGCCGCTTGTTCCTTCGGTGCCGGTGGTGCCAGAGGCTGATCCTAAGGGCATCCCAGTGTCGTGCGAGGGCTCTGGTCTCGCGGTGCAGTTCTCCCCGCTGTCCGTGAGCGTGGGTGGTAGCTCTCCCTCCAATGTGCTCGACAAGACACTGCCGCTCACACCGGCACCTACCACTGTCAACCTGCCTCCTGAAGATCGTGCAGACATTGGCTGGGCTAGCCATGCGTCGTGGGAATTCAGCAAGAGGAACTCTGGCGGCCAAGCTAATAAGAAGACAGGCCGCAAGAAGGCGTCCAGGGCGGTGCCAGTTCTGGAGGGTACGAGCGCGCCTGAAACTCCCCGTCCGGTGGTGATGGCTCTCGCCTCGCCTCATCCTGCCTCTGGGACTGGGGGAGGGGAGCGCTCCACCCCTCCCTCCGGTGACCCGCTGCGCGACAAGGTGGCGGTGGTGGCACTTATCTCCAAGGCCAAGCGTTCCAAGGCGGCTACAATAGGTCCCCGTCGTTCCAGCGTGAGGCCAAAGGGCGATCTCTCCTCTCTCGAAAGCGCAGAGCTGCTGATAGCAAAGAAGAACCTCGAGCTCACAG
- the LOC123160335 gene encoding uncharacterized protein isoform X1, whose protein sequence is MCSHEDRRTTKRPLDPLDPEAERRSEQDLREQAQREQAQRERPLARKGDLDPPPPSWNKQQDRKKEERRHRTQDLQRKDKQHQFCSNRVGDPFAKKPKHKPSGSLALPAQAPLALSSSLQGMALAPILVEEADRPECFKCGRIGHFRSQHQFKPLCVLCKEDGHASAYYPSRGKSLMLQTMGHAIPGEGFFCLQFEEEDDEDSGVLGGNAAIISADPGTLSQQILEDELRNLVEGAWDWQVVQISEAEFTVVFPSLDMLWMATRSGKLFLPHNNITTRIHELVWEEPKGEVMPEVWVRLSGVPKKHRREDRLMAAMSMIGRPLVVDELSLIRPGPVRMKIACCAPAKLRGMVKIWFNNIGYNITLEPELKPMHKSGGPPPPNQNNGKGPDGDDKDKEESMDDESIDTEAWDKLGDKGQDGGASNGASAMAVNSVPPPAPSSHPQATAKGGPGSARASNLLSPLVPSVPVVPEADPKGIPVSCEGSGLAVQFSPLSVSVGGSSPSNVLDKTLPLTPAPTTVNLPPEDRADIGWASHASWEFSKRNSGGQANKKTGRKKASRAVPVLEGTSAPETPRPVVMALASPHPASGTGGGERSTPPSGDPLRDKVAVVALISKAKRSKAATIGPRRSSVRPKGDLSSLESAELLIAKKNLELTGAGASCLSAEAAAAKTATAGMQVGASVPNSMVPTAHGIRGGG, encoded by the exons ATGTGTTCACACGAAGACCGGCGCACAACCAAGCGGCCTCTGGACCCGCTGGATCCGGAGGCGGAGCGCCGCAGTGAGCAAGATCTGCGCGAGCAGGCGCAACGCGAGCAGGCGCAACGCGAGCGGCCGCTGGCTCGCAAGGGGGATTTGGATCCTCCTCCGCCGTCGTGGAACAAGCAACAGGATAGAAAGAAGGAGGAGCGAAGGCATCGGACTCAAGATCTGCAGCGCAAGGATAAGCAGCACCAGTTTTGCAGCAACCGGGTTGGAGATCCTTTCGCCAAGAAACCAAAGCATAAGCCGTCCGGGTCGCTGGCTCTGCCAGCCCAGGCGCCGCTGGCGCTGTCTTCCTCCTTGCAAGGCATGGCCTTGGCGCCCATCCTGGTCGAGGAAGCGGACCGGCCAGAGTGCTTCAAGTGCGGCCGCATTGGGCACTTCCGGTCGcaacaccagttcaagccgctctGTGTGTTGTGCAAGGAAGATGGGCATGCTTCTGCTTACTACCCCTCCCGTGGCAAATCACTGATGCTTCAAACTATGGGCCATGCAATCCCAGGGGAGGGCTTTTTCTGCTTGCAGttcgaggaagaagatgatgaagacaGTGGGGTGCTTGGGGGCAATGCGGCCATCATTTCGGCAGATCCAGGCACCCTCTCTCAGCAGATTCTGGAAGATGAGCTCAGGAACCTTGTCGAGGGGGCTTGGGACTGGCAGGTTGTGCAAATCTCAGAGGCGGAGTTCACGGTAGTCTTCCCATCCCTGGACATGTTATGGATGGCCACCCGCAGTGGGAAGTTGTTCCTTCCCCACAACAATATCACAACAAGGATCCACGAGTTGGTTTGGGAGGAGCCCAAGGGGGAAGTGATGCCGGAGGTGTGGGTGAGGCTCTCGGGCGTGCCCAAGAAGCACCGCCGCGAGGACAGGCTGATGGCTGCCATGTCTATGATTGGCCGCCCTCTGGTGGTGGACGAGCTCTCGCTCATTCGTCCGGGGCCAGTGAGGATGAAGATCGCGTGTTGTGCTCCAGCCAAGCTGCGGGGCATGGTCAAGATCTGGTTCAACAACATTGGATACAACATCACGTTGGAGCCGGAGCTCAAGCCCATGCATAAGAGTGGAGGCCCGCCTCCTCCTAATCAGAACAATGGCAAGGGTCCTGATGGCGATGACAAAGACAAGGAAGAGAGCATGGACGACGAATCCATCGACACTGAAGCTTGGGACAAGTTGGGCGACAAGGGACAGGATGGCGGTGCTTCTAATGGGGCCAGTGCCATGGCGGTGAATTCGGTGCCTCCCCCAGCCCCATCCTCGCACCCACAGGCCACGGCTAAGGGCGGGCCAGGCAGTGCTCGCGCCTCTAACTTGCTATCGCCGCTTGTTCCTTCGGTGCCGGTGGTGCCAGAGGCTGATCCTAAGGGCATCCCAGTGTCGTGCGAGGGCTCTGGTCTCGCGGTGCAGTTCTCCCCGCTGTCCGTGAGCGTGGGTGGTAGCTCTCCCTCCAATGTGCTCGACAAGACACTGCCGCTCACACCGGCACCTACCACTGTCAACCTGCCTCCTGAAGATCGTGCAGACATTGGCTGGGCTAGCCATGCGTCGTGGGAATTCAGCAAGAGGAACTCTGGCGGCCAAGCTAATAAGAAGACAGGCCGCAAGAAGGCGTCCAGGGCGGTGCCAGTTCTGGAGGGTACGAGCGCGCCTGAAACTCCCCGTCCGGTGGTGATGGCTCTCGCCTCGCCTCATCCTGCCTCTGGGACTGGGGGAGGGGAGCGCTCCACCCCTCCCTCCGGTGACCCGCTGCGCGACAAGGTGGCGGTGGTGGCACTTATCTCCAAGGCCAAGCGTTCCAAGGCGGCTACAATAGGTCCCCGTCGTTCCAGCGTGAGGCCAAAGGGCGATCTCTCCTCTCTCGAAAGCGCAGAGCTGCTGATAGCAAAGAAGAACCTCGAGCTCACAG GAGCTGGCGCAAGCTGCCTTAGCGCGGAGGCAGCTGCGGCTAAGACTGCGACGGCTGGCATGCAAGTAGGGGCTTCCGTTCCCAATTCAATGGTGCCCACTGCCCATGGAATTAGGGGTGGTGGCTAG